From Aricia agestis chromosome 1, ilAriAges1.1, whole genome shotgun sequence:
TAACTCTTTCTacgaaaaaataagtttttttcctAAACCCTAATTCCTCAGCCAGACATCATCAATTTTTATGTTGCAATAACACGAAGTACTAAATAAGAGAATGCTCATAACCACAGTACAAATTGTATTCATTAACATAGTCGGAGAGCCCGTGGCCGCCGTGATTTAGTGTGTCCCGCGCGGGCCGCTGCTCCTGATCTATGGGACTGTGACTTGGAAATTCCAAAATTCCCGGTAGCTATCTAGGTAGATACTAAGTAAGTACCTTATTCTTCTCTCCTAGGACTTTGGATTTAAAAATCATTGACGACCGCAACAAACTAAgattcatcatcataatatgaaatattactaTGTAATACCTCaccgattttaattaagtaGGTGTATTGTGCCTTGTGCCCTGGAAAGGGCATAGTATAGTTTTTGTCCAAAAAATATACCgtttccgcgtgataaactaTGAAAATCGGCGCACCCACAAGCATTTTTGCcgtattcgaaattcaaatgatattccaaattccaatattgaaatacataggtacttaattaTGCGCAGAATAGGgattagaatataataataagtttgtGATGATGACACTGATGCATGGTGAATTGGTGATGAATTGATAATGAAATCAGCCAACTTATTCGTTTTAGTAAGTTAAAATAactaagtacttacctaatttaAAGGTTAGGTCTGAGCATTGGCTAACATAATAAAGGTAGGGCgtattttcctggcaagtgggaattaaaaacgtgttacctactctgcccAAAATGAagtttgaaaacaaaatatcttttcagtcagattaataaaagtcaattttcatgatttttgtttcaatattatACCAGACCATCTTCTCAAAACAGGTAAGTATGCTGCTGGTATATGTACGCCCATGAATAGAGAATTATCAtagttaagtacctatataatCTCACACCCTACAGTAGTACTACACTCTACAGTCACTTAGACAAATCTTGACGAAACCTTACTTTACATCTTTACGGTATAAGAATGAGGACCATCTCAGCGTCCccaaaatatcaatattataaaaccCTCAGAAATGCTAGCGACACTTCTGCGGGTTTCATTTAATTGCACGCCATTGTTATGGCAGAATGATAGAACTATAAGTACCTAGTTAATAAGACCTTTATATTAataacattctggcaataaagatatttgatttgataataaaattaattagtaCTAGTTTATAGTGCGAAaaccgtaaaattttccgggataaaaagtatcctacctCCTtgcccgggattcaaagtatccccatgccaaacagaaaaatcggttcagcggtttgtgtgcggagaggtaacagaccatAACAAAccgacagacacaatttcgcatttataatataaaatattagtatggccgGACCACGGCCACAAATCAAAATGCGATCGCttgtaggtaggtacctataacCTATCAATGAAACTATAACCATTAGGCTGAGTGGCAGATGTGGGTTCAGGGCTTAATTTATGGCGGTATTTCAATAAGTGGCCACGATTATTGCGGTGCCCATTCAAATTTATCAGCGAGAACTATAATGttaaatgaataattaaaacAACATGGAATTTGTTCCTTCGATTAAGTATAAAAaggtatttttgagtaaaaaaaaGCCTAGCGTAACAGAATGATTGTGTTCTCATTTCTCAATTACATAAAAAGCATAATTTTTTGGTTTCTTCTCCCGCGTCCGCTTTTGAACCCGCTTCTGCTTCTGCTTCTACATCCGCTTCCGCTCTTGTTTACGCTCCTGCTACCGCTTTCGCACCCGCTTTCATCTAcgccagcctttcccaaagtgagcAATAACGCCttcttgtgggcgctgaaagtCTGAAGTGTGGCGGCGCCCAATTTTTTTGTCTGGATCCATAGACTAAGGGAAATATACGTCCATGTCTGGTCCcaacccagaaaaaaaattgggggcgttgtgtagaggcttggggggtgatttacctatttcatcaggatgcatttaaaattgaaacaatggggacgctaaaatataatttgttcttaaagtgggcggtagataaaataagtttgggaacctttGATCTACACCTTCGCCATCGATACCGCTCTCGTTTGCGCTCCCACTCCTGCTTTCGCTCCCACTTTCCCCGTCCCGTCCTCGCTCAAACTGTTTCATTATATTTCAGTCGTCACAATAATCAAAGAACTTTTATTGGAACTCAATCACGGCAGTAGACCGTTATAGACATCAAATACCATgttgaaaatatttgataaatatTTGAGTGCATTGTTATTTCGAAAGCGGCGTCCGATAGACGATTGAATATTGATACCGGCAGGATATGAAGCTGCTATCCGATTTGAATTCAAATTGCCACCAGAGATTCAAATTACACTGGGACTGCATGAGTTTTATTTAGTACGTTCCATTTagaattttatagtttttgtgcCAGTTCTGTACTGTATAAAATAcgagacgacgcccgcaactacgttgcgccaaaattcgtttatttcgCGATAACCGTACATTTGTCATATTCCTGAATAAAAAGTACTCGATGAACTCTCCCAGCCTGCCTAGCacacgccaacgagatatctcactctacatgttttctcgatgtttgatggtttggctcttcatctctattgaccctagcatgacaaacattctttctcgcgtagatctatcatcgaaataacacatttttatagagttttgtcgagataatgtcgagattttgacattatgagacgagtagtttttaattatctcgagagtgagatatctcgttggcgtatgctagggaggcaggacacaaagtatctatACCCAGTTTCTGCAAAATCgggtcagcggtttgggcgtgaagaggttacagacggacagatagacatacatttataatattagtatggattttaacgtaattcaaaattaaatgcGAATGTAGGTAAATCAGCCGGATCGCACGCCGACCGCCCTTTTATGAGTTTTAAGGATTTCAGTACGAGGAATcgctaaaatatataagtaatatatttcatttcgTCCATCCGTCCATCCGTTGATCTAGGAGCTAAACAATACGACATAGGTAAAtttctagaaaatatatttcatattatgacTCAGCTATgacattgtgtttttgtatatctacttatatttatactaattatagtataaagcggaagagtttgtttgtttgtttgaacgcgctaatctcaggaactactggtccgatttgaaaaattcattcagtgttagatagcccaattatcgaggaaggctgtaggctatattttatcacgctaacactaataggagcgaagaaatataggaaatgtggaaaaaacggggggaaattatttgaaggccttatttgaacgcgctaatctcaggatctattgatccgatttaaaaaattatttcagtgttagatagcttatttatcgaggaaggctataggctatagcttatcacgctaagactaataggagcgaatacattttttatttttttatttttatgaaagaaggggacaaaaacgggtcacctgatggaaagcaacttccgtcgcccatggacactcgcagcatcagaagagctgcaggtgcgttaccggccttttaagagggaatagggtaataggggagggtagggatgggaagggaagggaataggggaggatagggatgggaattaggcctccggtaaactcactcactcggcgaaacacagcgcaagcgctgtttcacgccggttttctgtgagaacgtggtatttctccggtcgagccggcccattcgtgccaaagcatggctctcccacgtataatttgatgaaaatgtggaaaaaaaacgggggaaattatataaaagggcttatttcacgaactactggagcaatttttctgttatttggcacagataagaagtagaccacgtgaagaatcaCAGACTATTTTTTGTGGTCTGTGGACTACATAATTTGCcggtgaaatatctaatttacgcgggcaaagccgcgcaGAACGTCTAGTTACTGATTTTTTTGGGGAGTAATATAGGTAGTGTGTTACTTGTTGAGTAccgtacataataaattaaaaaatcattttgattttattatcaCTTAAAGTCAATatgcaacaataataatttattaacttgAACTTATTATAATTAGCTAAACTCTTTATATAACATGTTAGATACAATAAATTACATAGACATTATAACTTTTTCACATCTTAGGCATTTATCACTATTTTCTGCAGCATTGTATTTTCGACATCGCAGACACTGCTCGCTCTCGTTCTTTGTCAGTTCAATCTCCATTCTCCCGCCATTTTTACTTTCACTTAAATTTATAAAGGACATTTCTAGAATTTCACTCAAAACACTATCGTTCAACCCGTCCGTTTCGtttaaaactttcaatttactaaaCAATCCCTGATCgacttgtaaatataatttgaatttcTTCAAACTTTCAGTTTTGGCGGCTACGTGCACGTCTTTTTTCAAATCCAAGATGGCGTCCATGAGTGACGTGTCGACATTTTTTACTTTCAAAATCGGAATTTCTCGCGTGAAATAGAATGGATCCTTGTACAACGGATGATACTGCCAGGTCTCTTCGATCAGGTGAGGCAAAATAGGCCCCAAAGCTTTGGCTAGGGTCACAAATATCGTATTCATAGTCAACTGAGCCGACAACCTTTCTGGGGAATTCTTCGGAGAACAGTACAGCCGATCTTTTACACAGTGACAGTATAAGCCAGAGATCTTATTGCTGACGAAATGCAGTACGTTTTGGGCTACATAGTTGTATCTATAGTTGTTGTAGTGTCCATTGATTTGTTCCAGAAACTTCCCGCATTCGTAAATAATATACCGATCGAAAAAGTTAAGTTCTGGTTTCTGATCGAATTGCTCGGGTTCCAAATCGCTGATGACGCTCAGAAGGTATTTAAAATTGTTCCTTAGCCTGTGCAGTTCCGTCTGACAATCTTGTAGGAACTTTttgcttattattatttgtgtgtgTTGCGTTCCATGGCTGGCCACCCACCACCTGCAAAAGAAAGAATAACACACAATCACTAAAAAGTGATTATACCTATACGACGATGTAACTAAACTTAAAccaatttcaatgaaattttgtatggaaaagtttgagtcccgggataggacatcTAGGACTtttaatcccgaaaaaatgtacgcttcccTCGCGAGAAATGAGTCATCTACTTAGTAAACAAGTAAACTCACCGCAATGTATCTACTCCATATGCCGGATTTTTGTCATCCCCGTAGATGATCGTCTTGGGATCGATGACGTTGccgatcgacttggacatcttacgtttcttatcatcgacTACAAAACCATGCACGAAGATGGacctgtaaataaatattaaagtattctTTAGTACGTTGgctatattattgtttaataacaCAATTTTGCATGCACGTGCCTACGCAAGTGCGTACAAAATGCGTACAAAATATCCGTATTCTATGTCGTAAAACAAAACTCCatactgataaaaaatatttagagaGTGTATAGTTTGACCGAGGTCTGGCTTATTGGAAACGTTACATTACAGACAAAATACCGTTTTGTAAACTAGTTAGTATTTTTGGCCGCACCTGCAGCAGCTCTTcaaatattgcgagtgtccatgggcgacggtagttgctttccatcaggtaatccgtttgctcgtttgcccccttattttatataaaaaatagcaTTTGACATTCTAGCTTCCAAAGCCTTATAAAACTCACTCGTAAGGCGGTTCGTCTTTCAAGGCGATAGATGTAAGTAGGGACGCTTGGAACCATCCAGTCAGTTGGTCGATGCCTTCGGAGTACAGCTGCGCCTTCTTACCGTCCAACGTCTGCCAGGAAAGGCCAGAGTCCAGCCAGATGTCCATTATATcctaaaaagatattttaagtcCTACTCATATGttgttgataataattatgttgttgGTACCTACTAATTTTGTTGTTGAGGAAAGCAAAATTGTTATTATAACAAGAGTGAAATTTATCACATGGGCAAGAACGCAGTAAAAGCAAAAGATAATATTCTTTGACTCTTCACTTTTCTAAGATTGTTCTGCTTTTGAAGTCCAATATGACCATTACCAATTTAAAACTTAACTATAGTGTGTCCAATAAAGTCGTTATTACAAAATCACAAAATTGGACTCCAagtcaatattatatttgaggACACAATAGTCGTTTAGCGCTCCCTCTATTACAAGCCTGCTCTGAGATTCTACCCACCTTTCCCTTGTCAACATCATCACCCTTTATGTTGTATTTGCTGACAACACCGCTCGTGCACAGATCTCTGGTGTCACACGTCCACCACACATCAGAGTCCTGTGTCTCTATTAGAGAACACAACTTCTCTACTATTTCCctgaaaaaattaaacattaaaatcGTATTAAAGGGATATTTTATACAGGCTTTTGACTCTAACAGCTAACTAGTCATTGACAAGTATGACAAGTATTGATACGCTTGTAAAGCGTTTGGTCACCTATTACACACAGGATGGCGTCAGATTACGCCACAAATGTCAAGGTCCGCAACCGCGGTCGCACAGAAAACTGCAAATTCTACGTTCTTTCCTGGACCtcaaagtatcatattatatcaatatcgGTCCAGCAGGTTAAACGTAAAGAAGAAGAAACAAACAGACACTTGCGCATAGTGTTAATATTTGTGTTGTTTTTTAAAGCCCGGGACTGCTCCGCTGTGGGCGAAGGAAGCACTGACACCTTGTATACTCACTCGTCCACAATAACCTCGCCGCCTCTATACAGCGCGGGTATGGGGACGCCCCAGGCGCGCTGGCGGGAGATGCACCAGTACGGCCGCTTGTCCAGCTGCGCGCGGAACCCCGCCCGGGACTGCTCCGCGGTGGACGGAGGGAGTACTGACACCTTATCTAAGGCTGCCTGCAattgtatacaggttttttagAAAGAAAATGGAGTGTGAATTGTCAAGAATACGACAGTCTGTTGCTTATTGTATTTCTTTGTACTTGTTTGTAATCAATTGTACCATAATTAGTATATTGGTTAAAATCCTAGATTAGGTCGAAGTCATACTACTTCGTTGCATTGTGTGCCATAGTATTAAAACTTACAatcgtaatatttaaattatgctCACTCACAATCGCCTTTTCCTTCAACGCCGCAGTATCAATGAACCACTGGTGGCTAGCTCGTATGATGACCGGCTGCTTCGTCCTCCAGTCGAGAGGGAAGGAGTGGATGTACGTGCCCCGTTTGATGAGTGCGTCTCCGAGCCGCTGTATCACGGCCTCTTGGCCCTCCTTCAAGACATAGAGGCCGTCTAACCCTGGCCCCAGGTTGATGTACCGACCTTGCTCGTCTACATTGCATTCCTGGGAAATGAAAAAAGGCATAAGCTAAAAAACACAAATATAGGTAACAAATCCACCTTAATGAAGTTACAACTTTGGAAAAAGCTAGTCTGttaatttcaaaaaatgtttttttattatttttagcaatattccgcgaaataaacctcaacctttaagtGAATGAGTGAGTATActcataggcatgcgtacagcggCACCTAACTCCTCTCTCAcgctgcctatgcgtacactcgcatgcaagaacctgcaaacaccaccaccacacaagcaataatgttggcaaatccgtgcaaggcccctcaccaccatgcaggttgaaaatatcgacgcgcgtttcgccccaacaccggagcatcctcaggatgtggactctacgaaaaAAGTCCGTCAAGtcacgcataggcagtgtgggagaggaaGGAGGTGCTGTAcacatgcctatgcgtacagtgtacactcactcattcacttaaaggttgaggtttatttctcggaatattgctaaaaataataacaaacttaattttaagctatggatttccgcaaagtaacgcctgattctattaactatctTATCTATTAATGTTTTGAGTTCGCAAATATTATATCGAATCGAATTGCGTCGTAACGCACTCACGCTAAGCGTTTTGCGATGAGGCTAGCCAATCGCAATAGCAGTAGGTATAATTATATGTAACAGTAGCCCAATATTCCTACGCAATATACGATTCGCTGCGGCGTGTCGTTGCTTTCCGACACAATGAGACGATCTTTTGAGGTGTTTAGAGGAGATGAGTTTTCAAAATAGATTTGCATTTTATTGATATAATCACCACAGTCATATTGTTTTTAAGTGCGACAAGAAAGTCCTCTGGTCCATGTGCGGGTGCGGTGTGCACTAGGCCCGTGCCTTTGCCCTTTGTCACGTGATCGGCTTCAAAGAACGGGAGTATTTCGTTTGTCAGTTCATTGGTGTAGGTACAGCCCTTTAACTTTTGACCTTAAAAAGAGGAAGGAAAATCTTAAAGATGTAACAAGTTTTAATCTTATTTTTGTGACACTTTTAGCACTTAATAACAAgttttatattcatttattgTACTATGTTCTAttgtttacttaaaaatattaaacattcaaataaaaaaaaattgtgctgTGCTGGAATAAAAGACCTATAAGTAAGGCTTACCATTAAATTCTGCTGAAACAACAATTTCTGCTCCCAACACTTTCTCCAAATTCTCAATCTCATCTTTAGCAACAACAAAAACTTCCCCTGGCCTAGAACTTATGGTCACAAAACAGTATTTCATCTCAGGGTTGTACGCTATTGCCTTGTTGGCTACCAGCGTCCATGGTGTAGTCGTCCATATAAGAGCTGATATTTGCttcctaaaatatattattttaatactttactaAGAGTTTTCCACAGGGGcaatataaaatcaataaactATGTACCAAATCCACATaccattttgtttaaaaaaaaagtaaaacattggCTAATTTTCTGGACCTATCTcggttcaaataaaaaaattcattaTTTTGCTTTCTTACCCTTTTGCTAAGTTTTTGAGATCATCTGATAACTTTTTGATAGAGAACTTTACATAAGCCTCAGTACTTTTAAACTGAGGATCATATTCTAACTCTGCTTCTGCTAGGGCTgttctgaaataaataaaaaataaagttttattataataagactGAAGAAACACTGAAGAAAGAAACAGTTATACAACATTTGTATACTAACAAGTTACTACATTTGTTACTTCTCTCAGGTATCAGACAAGGACTAAACATAGTGTGAGTATGATTTTTATATACACATTGCACATACATTTTTGAATGAtcaatgataaaaatataaaactttttactTACTTTGAAGAAGGGGACCAGTAAACAGGTTTAAGTGCCCTGTAGATTAATCCCTTCTTGTACATTTTGTAGAACTGTCTGAGTTGGTTTTTGATATAATCCTTGTTCAGTGTCAGGTAACACTGCTTGTCCCAGTCAGCCATGACTCCCCAGCTCTCAAATGCAGCCTTCTGCCTCTCCACAGTCTCCAAGGCGAAATTTCGTGCGATTTGCCTGATTTGAACAGGGCTGGATGCCTCaattttgttcttttttgtgTTGAGAGCTTTAAATTCAATTGGCAGGCCGTGACAGTCCCAGCCTGGTACATAGTGCACTTTCTTGCCTTGTAGCACTTGACTTCTATTATTAATATCTTTGATTATCTGAAAATGATaagttttggttttttatttcatcACTATAATGACCATCAACAGtattttgaaatcaaaatgagAATACCTTGTTTACTGCATGGCCAATGTGTAAATCACCATTTGCGTAAGGCGGCCCATCGTGAAGAACGAATTCTGGCCCAGTCAAGTTTTTTCTTTGCCAGTTGTAGAGCTTCGAAAATTGGGCTACCTAGAGAGGTTAAGTAtataaaagtttataatttGGATGTACCATAAATTACATAGTAGAATATATAACTTTACCTTCTGTATTTTCTCCTTTTCAATCTGATTTATTCTAGTCGGAAAATTCGTTTTCGGGAATAAAATAGTGTGAGAATAAGTTTTAGTTTTCGGCTCTGCTGAACTTTTGGATCTTGTATAAATTAGGGATACATATTTTGTTCCGATTTTTTTGTACCTTGGTGCAAATAAAAGcaaatttttattcaatatcatatttaaaaattaaaatcaacttTTTGTTGAATCCGAatgtttatttcaatttatttacaaattggcttcttcttcttcttcttttatttacgGCAAACTTCTTCCTCCTCTCGGGTAAAATGTCAAATTTGACATTGACAAAGATTTTTTTTGGGTTCCATACCAACTATAGGTAAAAATTAATATGCAGTTGATAATTTTTTCTAAGCTCAATAACTGCTGATTCTGCTAATGCCTAATTCTCGAGCCCCACCTGTGGTACACAGGCTGTGtagtgcttaaaacgataccattggacgatctgcgtgtatcatTCAAGTATcatccaatggtatcgtctcgtaagtcgtaagtcgtaactcgtaggcCGTAGCACGCTGCAGCTGCACGAAGCTTCGTAAATCGTATGATAGACGTATatatgtgcggccgcg
This genomic window contains:
- the LOC121739764 gene encoding isoleucine--tRNA ligase, mitochondrial, with product MILNKNLLLFAPRYKKIGTKYVSLIYTRSKSSAEPKTKTYSHTILFPKTNFPTRINQIEKEKIQKVAQFSKLYNWQRKNLTGPEFVLHDGPPYANGDLHIGHAVNKIIKDINNRSQVLQGKKVHYVPGWDCHGLPIEFKALNTKKNKIEASSPVQIRQIARNFALETVERQKAAFESWGVMADWDKQCYLTLNKDYIKNQLRQFYKMYKKGLIYRALKPVYWSPSSKTALAEAELEYDPQFKSTEAYVKFSIKKLSDDLKNLAKGKQISALIWTTTPWTLVANKAIAYNPEMKYCFVTISSRPGEVFVVAKDEIENLEKVLGAEIVVSAEFNGQKLKGCTYTNELTNEILPFFEADHVTKGKGTGLVHTAPAHGPEDFLVALKNNMTVECNVDEQGRYINLGPGLDGLYVLKEGQEAVIQRLGDALIKRGTYIHSFPLDWRTKQPVIIRASHQWFIDTAALKEKAIAALDKVSVLPPSTAEQSRAGFRAQLDKRPYWCISRQRAWGVPIPALYRGGEVIVDEEIVEKLCSLIETQDSDVWWTCDTRDLCTSGVVSKYNIKGDDVDKGKDIMDIWLDSGLSWQTLDGKKAQLYSEGIDQLTGWFQASLLTSIALKDEPPYESIFVHGFVVDDKKRKMSKSIGNVIDPKTIIYGDDKNPAYGVDTLRWWVASHGTQHTQIIISKKFLQDCQTELHRLRNNFKYLLSVISDLEPEQFDQKPELNFFDRYIIYECGKFLEQINGHYNNYRYNYVAQNVLHFVSNKISGLYCHCVKDRLYCSPKNSPERLSAQLTMNTIFVTLAKALGPILPHLIEETWQYHPLYKDPFYFTREIPILKVKNVDTSLMDAILDLKKDVHVAAKTESLKKFKLYLQVDQGLFSKLKVLNETDGLNDSVLSEILEMSFINLSESKNGGRMEIELTKNESEQCLRCRKYNAAENSDKCLRCEKVIMSM